One Acidobacteriota bacterium DNA window includes the following coding sequences:
- a CDS encoding imidazole glycerol phosphate synthase cyclase subunit: MNIRLIPRLDIKGPNLVKGVHLEGLRVLGRPERFARFYSESGADELLYMDVVASLYGRNSLLEIVERTSREIFIPLTVGGGLRTLDDIRRVLRAGADKVSLNTAVIRKPEFIREAARQFGASTILVSIEAIRKSNGSYEAYTDNGREHTGLDACEWAMRAADLGAGELMVTAIDREGTAKGFDLELTRRIATSVPIPVIACGGAGKVEHVTEVIREGHADAVALASMLHYRYVREHPAAPDEFLGEGNRDYLVSGKSFRGLAGATLPEIKRHLAEQGIECRPVSEAVHA; this comes from the coding sequence ATGAATATCCGGCTCATACCGCGCCTCGACATCAAGGGCCCGAACCTGGTGAAGGGCGTTCACCTGGAAGGACTTCGGGTCCTGGGGCGGCCCGAGCGCTTCGCCCGCTTCTACAGCGAGAGCGGCGCCGATGAATTGTTGTACATGGACGTTGTGGCCAGTCTCTACGGCCGGAACAGCCTGTTGGAGATCGTGGAGCGGACATCGCGCGAGATCTTCATCCCGCTCACGGTCGGCGGCGGCCTGCGCACGCTGGACGACATTCGCCGCGTCCTGCGGGCGGGCGCCGACAAGGTCTCGCTGAACACAGCTGTCATCCGTAAGCCGGAGTTCATCCGCGAGGCCGCCCGGCAGTTCGGAGCTTCGACCATCCTCGTCTCCATCGAAGCGATCCGCAAATCCAACGGCAGCTACGAGGCGTACACTGACAACGGTCGCGAGCACACCGGTCTCGATGCTTGCGAGTGGGCGATGCGCGCTGCGGATCTCGGCGCCGGCGAGTTGATGGTCACCGCGATCGATCGCGAAGGGACGGCGAAGGGATTCGACCTGGAGTTGACGCGGCGCATCGCCACCAGCGTTCCCATCCCGGTGATCGCCTGTGGCGGCGCGGGGAAGGTCGAACACGTGACGGAGGTCATCCGCGAGGGCCACGCCGATGCCGTCGCGCTCGCTTCGATGCTGCATTACCGCTATGTCCGCGAGCATCCGGCCGCTCCGGACGAGTTCCTGGGCGAAGGGAATCGCGACTACCTCGTCAGCGGGAAGAGTTTCCGGGGATTGGCGGGCGCGACGCTGCCGGAGATCAAGCGCCACCTGGCAGAGCAGGGCATCGAGTGCCGTCCGGTGAGCGAGGCGGTCCATGCCTGA
- the hisH gene encoding imidazole glycerol phosphate synthase subunit HisH: protein MPDSVAIVDYGLGNLFSVRMACEQVGMAATVTSVAREILTADAVILPGVGAFGDAMAALERLDLVAVILDAVAQGKPLFGVCLGFQLLMSESEEFGIHRGLGVIEGRVRSLGAPTEKGRRLKVPQVGWNQVRSAGDGSWEGTALAGVADGGYMYFVHSYIVEPSAPEVVLSTTRYGDVEFCSSAAAGSVFGCQFHPERSGAEGLLIYSNLRARVGERIEKGAAQ, encoded by the coding sequence ATGCCTGACAGCGTCGCAATCGTGGATTACGGGCTGGGAAACCTGTTCAGCGTGCGCATGGCATGTGAACAGGTGGGGATGGCAGCGACGGTGACTTCGGTGGCGCGCGAGATTTTGACTGCCGACGCGGTCATCCTGCCGGGCGTCGGTGCCTTCGGTGACGCCATGGCCGCGCTGGAGCGGCTCGACCTGGTCGCGGTCATCCTCGACGCGGTGGCGCAGGGCAAGCCGCTGTTCGGAGTCTGCCTCGGCTTCCAGCTGCTGATGAGTGAGAGCGAGGAGTTCGGCATCCATCGCGGCCTCGGCGTGATCGAGGGTCGGGTGCGGTCGCTGGGCGCGCCGACGGAAAAAGGGCGCCGGCTGAAGGTGCCGCAGGTGGGTTGGAACCAGGTGCGGAGCGCCGGTGACGGCAGTTGGGAGGGGACCGCGCTAGCCGGCGTCGCGGACGGAGGCTACATGTACTTCGTTCACTCGTACATCGTCGAGCCGTCGGCGCCGGAAGTGGTTCTTTCCACCACGCGTTACGGCGACGTAGAGTTCTGTTCGAGCGCGGCCGCGGGCTCGGTCTTCGGCTGCCAGTTTCACCCCGAGCGCAGCGGCGCCGAGGGTCTGCTGATTTACAGCAATCTGCGTGCGCGAGTCGGTGAGCGCATCGAAAAAGGAGCCGCACAATAG
- a CDS encoding N-acetyl sugar amidotransferase, whose amino-acid sequence MSQQVSKVEKREAYFGLPPEVKFCKRCVFSNQRPLSSNEYAHTRESKKETLEFDEDGICLACRQMDVIFDEIDWKQREDELVQLLDRFRSSDGSYDVLVPGSGGKDSAMASYLLKHRYGMHPLTCTWAPHLYTDIGWQNFQNWVHKGGFDNFLFTPNGRVHRLLTRLAVLNLLHPFQPFIVGQKTFAPKMALKFGLKLVFYGEMPGQYGERVPFTKSRFGDEKLSPGFQLRYDGRSELSLGGVAMKELLGTHGLTPNDLNPYLPAPSEQLAEAGIEFHYLGYYVKWVPQEAYYCAVEHTGFQANQERTEGTYSKYNSLDDKIDGFHYWTTFLKFGIGRATYDASQEIRNRHLTREEGVALVRRFDGEFPKRYFKEILEYLSMSEEEFLANADRFRSPHLWKKEQGEWKLRYQVE is encoded by the coding sequence ATGTCTCAGCAAGTATCCAAGGTAGAAAAGCGGGAAGCGTACTTCGGCCTGCCCCCTGAGGTTAAGTTCTGCAAGCGATGCGTCTTTTCTAACCAACGCCCGCTCTCTAGCAACGAGTACGCCCACACGCGCGAGTCCAAGAAAGAGACTTTGGAGTTCGACGAGGACGGCATCTGCCTCGCCTGTCGCCAGATGGACGTGATCTTCGACGAGATCGACTGGAAGCAGCGCGAGGATGAGTTGGTGCAACTGCTGGACCGTTTTCGCAGTAGCGACGGCTCCTATGACGTGCTCGTGCCCGGCAGCGGCGGCAAGGACAGCGCCATGGCCTCATACCTGCTGAAACATCGTTACGGCATGCATCCCCTCACGTGTACGTGGGCCCCGCATCTGTACACCGATATCGGCTGGCAGAACTTTCAGAACTGGGTGCACAAGGGCGGCTTCGATAACTTCTTGTTCACCCCCAACGGCCGGGTCCATCGGCTGCTGACCCGGCTCGCCGTCTTGAACCTGCTGCATCCCTTCCAACCCTTTATCGTAGGGCAGAAGACGTTCGCTCCCAAGATGGCCCTGAAGTTCGGTCTCAAACTGGTGTTCTACGGCGAGATGCCGGGCCAGTACGGCGAACGTGTACCGTTCACTAAGAGTCGCTTCGGCGACGAGAAACTCAGCCCCGGGTTCCAGCTGCGCTACGACGGCCGCTCCGAACTGTCGCTCGGCGGCGTGGCAATGAAGGAGCTCCTGGGGACGCACGGGCTCACACCCAACGACCTGAATCCCTACCTGCCCGCTCCTTCGGAGCAACTGGCAGAGGCCGGGATCGAATTCCACTACCTCGGCTACTACGTGAAGTGGGTGCCGCAAGAGGCGTATTACTGCGCCGTCGAACACACCGGCTTCCAGGCCAACCAGGAACGCACCGAGGGAACGTACAGCAAGTACAACAGCCTGGATGACAAGATCGATGGCTTCCACTACTGGACAACATTCTTGAAATTCGGCATCGGCCGCGCGACGTATGACGCCTCTCAGGAGATCCGTAACCGCCACCTCACGCGCGAAGAAGGTGTGGCGCTGGTCCGTCGCTTCGACGGGGAGTTTCCCAAACGGTACTTCAAGGAGATCCTCGAATACCTCAGCATGAGCGAAGAGGAATTCCTGGCCAACGCGGACCGCTTCCGCTCGCCCCACCTGTGGAAGAAAGAGCAAGGCGAGTGGAAGCTGCGCTACCAGGTGGAATAG
- a CDS encoding acetyltransferase yields the protein MRPIAVFGAGGFAREVRWLIEDLAAAGAPWVFSGYVVRDPSHPAAHESVTELTAEDEWLERAPEGAAAALGLGDPALRLRLGQLITQRRGDDALPALVHPSIRWQAASCRVEPGVTLCAGNIATVDVVFCRYSMVNLSCTIGHEAIIGEGSCLNPTVNVSGGVEMGRGVLVGTGAQILQYVKIGDAATIGAGAVVTKDVPPGATVVGVPAKPLSRA from the coding sequence ATGCGCCCAATAGCGGTTTTTGGAGCAGGCGGCTTTGCCCGCGAAGTGCGATGGCTGATCGAGGACCTCGCCGCTGCCGGCGCGCCCTGGGTGTTCAGCGGATACGTGGTGCGCGATCCCTCGCACCCGGCTGCGCACGAGTCAGTGACGGAACTGACTGCGGAAGACGAGTGGCTGGAGCGGGCTCCCGAGGGAGCGGCCGCCGCGCTTGGGTTGGGCGATCCGGCGCTACGCCTGAGACTCGGTCAACTCATCACGCAACGCCGTGGCGATGACGCGCTCCCCGCGCTGGTGCACCCCTCGATCCGTTGGCAGGCCGCTTCCTGCCGCGTGGAACCTGGAGTGACGCTTTGCGCGGGCAATATTGCGACCGTTGACGTTGTATTCTGCCGCTACTCGATGGTCAACCTGTCCTGTACGATCGGGCATGAGGCGATTATCGGCGAAGGCAGCTGTTTGAATCCCACCGTTAACGTTTCAGGTGGTGTCGAGATGGGGAGGGGAGTCCTCGTCGGAACGGGCGCTCAAATCCTCCAGTACGTGAAAATCGGCGACGCCGCAACGATTGGCGCAGGTGCGGTGGTCACCAAAGACGTGCCGCCGGGGGCCACGGTGGTGGGCGTACCGGCTAAGCCCCTGTCCCGTGCGTAG
- a CDS encoding nucleotidyltransferase family protein, with protein sequence MSAWLSACIQPGVSLRAAIRTLDESSLQIALVVTADRRLLGTVTDGDIRRGLLKGVSLDEPVEKVMNASPTCIGPGGDRDLILATMRQKQIHQIPIVDGAGRLVGLEVLDELMNPPSRPNWVILMAGGLGRRLSPLTEETPKPMLHIGGRPILETILASFIRHGFHQFYIGVNYRAETIMEHFQDGSRWGVSIEYLREEAALGTAGALSLLPQPPKHPVIVMNGDVLTKVNFAQLLEFHLQCGARGTMCVREHTEQVPYGVIHLNGHQILQIEEKPSRKVFVNAGIYVLEPEALELVPPNQVFDMTSLFEGLVQQNRSTVVFPLREYWLDVGQHSDLAKAIGEFDTVFP encoded by the coding sequence GTGTCTGCGTGGCTTTCAGCCTGTATCCAACCCGGCGTCTCGTTGCGTGCGGCCATCCGCACGCTCGACGAGAGTTCTCTGCAAATCGCGCTGGTGGTGACTGCAGACCGTCGCTTGCTGGGGACCGTAACGGATGGCGATATCCGTCGCGGACTCCTCAAGGGCGTGTCGCTGGATGAGCCGGTGGAGAAGGTCATGAACGCGAGCCCGACGTGCATCGGTCCGGGGGGCGATCGCGACCTGATCCTGGCCACCATGCGGCAGAAACAGATCCACCAGATCCCCATCGTGGACGGTGCGGGGCGGCTGGTGGGGCTCGAAGTGCTGGATGAGTTGATGAATCCGCCGAGCCGTCCAAATTGGGTGATCCTGATGGCGGGCGGACTGGGCAGGCGGCTGAGCCCACTGACCGAAGAGACTCCGAAGCCCATGCTGCACATCGGCGGACGCCCGATCCTGGAGACGATCCTGGCCAGCTTCATCCGCCACGGATTCCACCAGTTCTACATCGGCGTCAATTATCGCGCGGAAACGATCATGGAACATTTTCAAGACGGGAGTCGCTGGGGTGTCTCCATCGAGTACCTGCGGGAAGAGGCGGCGCTCGGGACTGCAGGGGCGCTGTCGCTCTTGCCGCAACCTCCGAAACATCCCGTCATTGTGATGAATGGCGACGTGCTCACCAAGGTCAACTTCGCTCAACTGCTGGAGTTTCATCTGCAGTGCGGCGCCCGCGGCACGATGTGCGTTCGTGAACATACCGAGCAGGTTCCCTATGGCGTGATCCATCTGAACGGGCACCAGATCCTGCAGATCGAGGAAAAACCGTCACGGAAGGTGTTTGTGAACGCCGGTATTTACGTCCTCGAGCCCGAGGCGCTAGAACTGGTGCCGCCGAACCAGGTCTTCGATATGACGAGTCTGTTCGAGGGGCTGGTCCAGCAAAACCGCTCCACGGTTGTGTTCCCGCTGAGGGAATATTGGCTCGACGTCGGGCAGCATTCCGACCTGGCGAAAGCCATCGGCGAATTCGACACCGTGTTCCCATGA
- a CDS encoding acylneuraminate cytidylyltransferase family protein has protein sequence MMDGRTFLGVVAARGGSKRIPRKNLRTLGDRPLVAWAIEAGKRSQRLDRLILSSEDEEIIATARQWGCEAPFVRPRELADDLTPGVDTVIHAITQLPDFDYVVLLQPTSPLRVAEDIDGCISLCLSRKAPACVSVTRLEHGAQVIYRMEDSGRLFPVEPAAHTGMPLWRLNGAVYVAECRWLLANRSFLTPEAIGYEMPCGRSVDIDSEADLAYAAFLLSQRDHAEGTTTAL, from the coding sequence ATGATGGATGGACGCACGTTTCTGGGTGTGGTCGCTGCGCGCGGCGGCTCCAAGAGGATCCCTCGCAAGAACCTCCGGACGCTGGGAGACAGGCCCTTGGTGGCTTGGGCCATCGAGGCAGGGAAGCGGTCGCAGCGGCTCGACCGCCTAATCCTTTCCTCCGAAGACGAAGAGATCATCGCGACGGCGCGGCAATGGGGATGCGAGGCCCCGTTCGTGCGGCCGCGGGAATTGGCGGACGATCTTACTCCTGGGGTCGACACCGTCATCCATGCGATCACGCAACTACCGGATTTTGACTACGTGGTGCTGCTGCAGCCGACCTCGCCGCTGCGGGTGGCGGAAGACATCGACGGCTGCATCTCGCTGTGTCTGTCACGCAAGGCTCCGGCCTGCGTCTCGGTGACACGCCTCGAACATGGTGCCCAGGTGATTTATAGGATGGAAGACAGCGGGCGCCTGTTCCCGGTGGAGCCGGCCGCTCATACCGGCATGCCCTTGTGGCGACTCAATGGCGCGGTGTACGTGGCTGAGTGCCGCTGGCTGCTGGCGAATCGAAGTTTCTTGACCCCGGAGGCGATCGGGTACGAGATGCCCTGCGGCCGTTCCGTCGACATTGACTCTGAAGCCGATCTTGCCTACGCGGCTTTCCTGCTGTCGCAGCGCGACCATGCTGAAGGAACCACAACCGCACTGTGA